One genomic region from Curtobacterium sp. 9128 encodes:
- the mraZ gene encoding division/cell wall cluster transcriptional repressor MraZ: MLLGTHAPKLDEKGRVILPAKFRDELSGGLVMTRGQERCVVVFSARTFEELHERIRQAPMTSKRTRDYMRLFLSGASAEQPDKQNRVTIPQNLREYAGLARDLTVIGSGDRAEIWSTTAWEAYYAEAEEAFAENDEEVIPGIF, from the coding sequence GTGCTGCTCGGTACCCATGCCCCGAAGCTGGACGAGAAGGGTCGCGTGATCCTCCCCGCCAAGTTCCGGGACGAACTGTCCGGGGGGCTCGTGATGACCCGTGGGCAGGAGCGCTGCGTGGTGGTCTTCAGTGCCAGGACGTTCGAGGAACTCCACGAACGCATCCGTCAGGCGCCGATGACGTCGAAGCGCACCAGGGACTACATGCGCCTGTTCCTCTCGGGGGCCAGCGCAGAACAGCCCGACAAGCAGAACCGCGTGACGATCCCGCAGAACCTCCGTGAGTACGCGGGGCTCGCGCGGGACCTCACGGTCATCGGCAGCGGTGACCGTGCCGAGATCTGGTCGACCACCGCGTGGGAGGCCTACTACGCCGAGGCCGAAGAGGCCTTCGCCGAGAACGACGAGGAGGTGATCCCGGGCATCTTCTGA
- a CDS encoding UDP-N-acetylmuramoyl-L-alanyl-D-glutamate--2,6-diaminopimelate ligase, with product MSARIPPVLRPEHPTPRAVAELANAFGLRVVGSLDAVETTGVTLSAAEVQPGDLFVGVHGANRHGAEFATQAAERGAVAVLTDADGVALAEPSGLPVLVVDDPRAALGDVSAWVYRTHPDEATDLPQLFAVTGTNGKTSTSYILEGILKQLGLVSGLSSTAERHIGSLSVTSRLTTPEASEMHALLARMRESEVRAVAVEVSAQALSRHRVDGIVFDVVAFTNLSHDHLDDYADMEEYYQAKLPLFQPEHGRRGVVSLDTDWGQRVVQDSRIPVTTITVHPEVEAEWHVDIVDAHAAYTEFRLTGPEGRELTTRVPLIGWHMAANAALAIVMLVEGGFELGAIAHALESNHRHYEDGADQTVSAIECYLPGRTERVSGDRGPSVYVDFGHSPDAFLNTLAAVRQFTPGKVVMLFGADGDRDTTKRGDMARVAAEGSDILVVTDHHPRFEDAASIRKTLVDAAREAFPDHEIHEVSPPEAAIRTAVGLVGEGDSILWAGPGHQDYRDIQGVRTPYSARDEARAALREAGWEPNAGPVEETR from the coding sequence TTGTCCGCACGGATCCCCCCGGTCCTCCGACCCGAACACCCGACCCCGAGGGCCGTGGCCGAGCTGGCCAACGCCTTCGGCCTGCGGGTCGTCGGTTCGCTCGACGCGGTCGAGACGACCGGTGTCACGCTGAGCGCTGCCGAGGTGCAGCCGGGTGACCTGTTCGTCGGCGTGCACGGTGCGAACCGGCACGGCGCGGAGTTCGCGACCCAGGCCGCGGAGCGCGGTGCCGTCGCGGTCCTGACCGACGCCGACGGCGTGGCGCTGGCCGAGCCGTCCGGGCTGCCGGTCCTGGTCGTCGACGACCCCCGAGCGGCGCTCGGCGACGTCTCGGCGTGGGTCTACCGCACGCACCCGGACGAGGCGACCGATCTGCCGCAGCTCTTCGCGGTCACGGGCACGAACGGCAAGACCAGCACGTCGTACATCCTCGAGGGGATCCTCAAGCAGCTCGGCCTGGTCTCCGGCCTCAGCTCCACCGCGGAGCGCCACATCGGCTCGCTCAGCGTCACGAGCCGGCTCACGACCCCCGAGGCGAGCGAGATGCACGCACTCCTCGCCCGCATGCGCGAGAGCGAGGTCCGCGCCGTCGCCGTCGAGGTGAGCGCGCAGGCCCTCAGCCGGCACCGTGTCGACGGCATCGTCTTCGACGTCGTGGCGTTCACGAACCTCAGCCACGACCACCTCGACGACTACGCCGACATGGAGGAGTACTACCAGGCGAAGCTGCCGCTGTTCCAGCCGGAGCACGGTCGTCGCGGCGTCGTCTCGCTCGACACCGACTGGGGTCAGCGCGTCGTCCAGGACTCCCGCATCCCGGTCACGACCATCACCGTGCACCCCGAGGTCGAGGCCGAGTGGCACGTCGACATCGTCGACGCGCACGCCGCGTACACGGAGTTCCGTCTGACCGGCCCCGAGGGTCGCGAACTCACCACCCGGGTGCCGCTCATCGGCTGGCACATGGCCGCGAACGCCGCGCTGGCGATCGTGATGCTCGTCGAGGGCGGCTTCGAGCTGGGGGCGATCGCGCACGCGCTCGAGAGCAACCACCGGCACTACGAGGACGGTGCGGACCAGACCGTCAGCGCCATCGAGTGCTACCTGCCCGGCCGCACCGAGCGGGTCTCCGGCGACCGCGGGCCGAGTGTCTACGTGGACTTCGGGCACAGCCCCGACGCGTTCCTCAACACCCTCGCCGCCGTGCGCCAGTTCACCCCGGGCAAGGTCGTCATGCTGTTCGGCGCCGACGGCGATCGCGACACGACGAAGCGCGGCGACATGGCCAGGGTCGCGGCCGAGGGCTCCGACATCCTCGTCGTGACCGACCATCACCCCCGCTTCGAGGACGCCGCGTCCATCAGGAAGACCCTGGTCGACGCCGCCCGCGAAGCGTTCCCGGACCACGAGATCCACGAGGTCAGCCCGCCGGAAGCGGCGATCCGCACCGCGGTGGGGCTCGTCGGCGAAGGGGACTCGATCCTGTGGGCCGGCCCCGGCCACCAGGACTATCGCGACATCCAGGGCGTCAGGACCCCGTACTCCGCCCGCGACGAGGCCCGTGCGGCCCTCCGTGAGGCCGGCTGGGAGCCGAACGCCGGCCCGGTGGAGGAAACGCGATGA
- the ftsW gene encoding putative lipid II flippase FtsW, giving the protein MTTSTQNAARRTNGAVVAVKNVFVAESSSFYTILGVTLFLVVFGVVMVLSSSSVEQYKETHDFFGAFTRQGMYAVIGVPLMLIASRLPVAFWRKWAMWIVGVGLVVQALVVLTPLGYSIQGNRNWIRLGSFTAQPSEILKLALVLGIGAIMYVKRDKLDDWKEVFVPVGIASLLSIGLVLVGGDQGTAMIMMILVFGSLFVGGARLRHLLVGVIGIAVLLPFVTMASSSRSSRISAWLSGCTDTSQYQDLCWQPVHGMWALASGGVFGVGLGNSKAKWSWLPEADNDYIFAIIGEELGLIGAVVVLALFVVLAIGMIKVIRLSNDPFVRTVTGGVLAWVIGQALVNIGVVLGLLPVLGVPLPLISAGGSALIMTLVAIGVVLSFARELPGKHDLPRTTDLRNGSLR; this is encoded by the coding sequence GTGACCACGTCCACCCAGAACGCCGCGCGTCGCACGAACGGCGCGGTCGTCGCCGTCAAGAACGTCTTCGTCGCCGAGTCCAGCTCGTTCTACACGATCCTCGGCGTCACCCTGTTCCTCGTCGTCTTCGGCGTCGTGATGGTGCTGTCGTCCTCGAGCGTCGAGCAGTACAAGGAGACGCACGACTTCTTCGGCGCCTTCACCCGACAGGGCATGTACGCCGTGATCGGTGTCCCGCTCATGCTCATCGCCAGCAGGCTCCCCGTGGCGTTCTGGCGGAAGTGGGCGATGTGGATCGTCGGCGTCGGCCTCGTCGTGCAGGCGCTCGTCGTGCTGACGCCCCTCGGCTACTCGATCCAGGGCAACCGGAACTGGATCCGCCTGGGGTCGTTCACGGCGCAGCCCTCCGAGATCCTCAAGCTCGCGCTGGTGCTCGGCATCGGCGCGATCATGTACGTCAAGCGCGACAAGCTCGACGACTGGAAAGAGGTCTTCGTCCCGGTCGGGATCGCGAGCCTGCTGTCGATCGGCCTGGTGCTCGTCGGCGGTGACCAGGGCACGGCGATGATCATGATGATCCTGGTCTTCGGGTCGCTGTTCGTCGGGGGAGCGCGGCTCCGGCACCTGCTCGTCGGGGTCATCGGCATCGCCGTGCTGCTGCCGTTCGTCACCATGGCGTCGAGTTCCCGGTCGTCCCGCATCAGCGCGTGGCTCTCCGGCTGCACCGACACCAGCCAGTACCAGGACCTCTGCTGGCAGCCGGTCCACGGCATGTGGGCGCTGGCGTCCGGTGGTGTGTTCGGCGTCGGGCTCGGCAACTCCAAGGCGAAGTGGTCGTGGCTCCCGGAGGCCGACAACGACTACATCTTCGCGATCATCGGCGAGGAGCTCGGCCTCATCGGCGCCGTCGTGGTGCTCGCCCTCTTCGTGGTGCTCGCGATCGGGATGATCAAGGTCATCCGGCTCTCGAACGACCCCTTCGTGCGCACCGTGACGGGTGGTGTGCTGGCCTGGGTGATCGGGCAGGCGCTCGTGAACATCGGCGTCGTCCTCGGGCTGCTGCCCGTGCTCGGCGTGCCGTTGCCGCTCATCTCCGCCGGTGGATCCGCGCTCATCATGACCCTCGTCGCGATCGGCGTCGTGCTGTCCTTCGCCCGCGAACTCCCCGGGAAGCACGATCTGCCCCGGACGACCGACCTTCGGAACGGATCACTCCGGTGA
- the murF gene encoding UDP-N-acetylmuramoyl-tripeptide--D-alanyl-D-alanine ligase yields the protein MIALSLAEIAAAVDGELVRGAADTVVDGSVETDSRLVTAGSVFFALLGEETDGHRFVPSAAESGAALVITEHEAELPDGTATAQIVVADGYAALAALAHEVVARVRAGGGLKVVGITGSNGKTSTKNMLRTILQQHGETVAPEGSFNNHVGAPISMLRITHDTRYLVVEMGASGIGHIAKLVRIAEPDVGVVLKVGLAHAGEFGGIEATQRAKSEMVTDLPASATALLNVDDDRVAAMRGLTAARVVGFGTSDDADYRLSGVSTDRDGTRFTLTAPPVRSETDQQQPGGSAQVPETVDVRLAILGEHHAMNATAALAVAHRWGVPLADGAAALASMTRAERWRMELLQGGPDGVTVINDAYNASPDSTAAALRTLAQVVRPGERTIAVLGEMAELGEYSVEEHDRIGRLVVRLGIGQLVVVGRGAMPIHHAATLEGSWDGESVFIEDVDDAVHTLQEMVRPGDVVLVKSSKSAGLRFLGDRLGGVSV from the coding sequence ATGATCGCCCTCTCCCTCGCCGAGATCGCCGCCGCGGTCGACGGCGAGCTCGTTCGCGGTGCCGCCGACACGGTCGTGGACGGCTCCGTCGAGACCGACTCCCGCCTGGTCACTGCCGGCAGCGTCTTCTTCGCCCTGCTCGGCGAGGAGACCGACGGACACCGGTTCGTGCCGTCGGCCGCCGAGTCCGGTGCAGCCCTCGTGATCACCGAGCACGAGGCCGAGCTGCCGGACGGCACCGCGACCGCCCAGATCGTCGTCGCGGACGGGTACGCCGCCCTCGCCGCACTGGCACACGAGGTGGTCGCCCGCGTCCGCGCCGGTGGCGGCCTCAAGGTCGTCGGGATCACCGGCTCGAACGGCAAGACGAGCACGAAGAACATGCTGCGGACCATCCTGCAGCAGCACGGCGAGACCGTCGCGCCCGAGGGCTCGTTCAACAACCACGTCGGCGCACCGATCTCGATGCTCCGGATCACGCACGACACCCGCTACCTGGTGGTCGAGATGGGTGCGAGCGGCATCGGCCACATCGCCAAGCTCGTCCGCATCGCCGAACCCGACGTCGGTGTCGTCCTCAAGGTCGGCCTCGCCCACGCGGGCGAGTTCGGCGGCATCGAAGCGACGCAGCGCGCGAAGTCCGAGATGGTCACCGACCTGCCGGCCAGCGCGACCGCACTCCTCAACGTCGACGACGACCGCGTCGCCGCCATGCGCGGCCTCACGGCCGCCCGCGTCGTCGGCTTCGGCACGTCGGACGATGCCGACTACCGCCTGTCCGGTGTGTCCACGGACCGCGACGGCACGCGCTTCACGCTCACCGCGCCTCCCGTCCGGTCGGAAACCGACCAGCAGCAGCCGGGAGGCTCGGCGCAGGTCCCCGAGACCGTCGACGTCCGCCTCGCCATCCTGGGCGAGCACCACGCGATGAACGCGACGGCCGCGCTGGCCGTCGCGCACCGCTGGGGCGTCCCACTGGCCGACGGCGCCGCCGCGCTCGCGTCGATGACGCGTGCCGAGCGCTGGCGCATGGAGCTGCTCCAGGGCGGCCCCGACGGCGTCACCGTGATCAACGACGCGTACAACGCGTCGCCCGACTCGACCGCCGCCGCGCTCCGCACCCTCGCACAGGTCGTGCGACCGGGGGAGCGCACCATCGCCGTGCTCGGCGAGATGGCCGAGCTCGGCGAGTACTCCGTCGAGGAGCACGACCGCATCGGTCGGCTCGTCGTGCGTCTCGGCATCGGACAGCTCGTGGTCGTCGGCCGCGGCGCGATGCCCATCCACCATGCCGCCACCCTCGAGGGATCGTGGGACGGCGAGTCCGTGTTCATCGAGGACGTCGACGACGCCGTCCACACCCTGCAGGAGATGGTCCGCCCCGGCGACGTCGTCCTCGTCAAGTCCTCGAAGTCGGCCGGGCTGCGATTCCTCGGCGACCGTCTCGGAGGTGTCTCCGTATGA
- the rsmH gene encoding 16S rRNA (cytosine(1402)-N(4))-methyltransferase RsmH: MAETERFPHTPVMLERIVDLFTPTLEGPGKIVVDATLGMGGHSEGLLERFPELTLIGLDRDTDALGIAGERLARFGDRVRLVHTVYDEIVDAIRGEGFDEVDGVLFDLGVSSLQLDRAERGFAYSQDAPLDMRMDRTQGITAAEVLADYDEGELRRIFQRYGEEKLAGRYAKAIVERRGETPFTMSGDLVQVLHDATPVAIQRQGHPAKRVFQALRIEVNTELSVLERAIPAALDSIAVGGRIVVESYQSLEDRIVKRALVKRTTSSAPADLPVELPEHAPTFSLIVKGAELADEAERAANPRATPVRLRAAERIRK; the protein is encoded by the coding sequence ATGGCAGAAACCGAACGATTCCCTCACACCCCCGTCATGCTCGAGCGCATCGTGGACCTCTTCACGCCGACGCTCGAGGGACCGGGCAAGATCGTCGTCGACGCGACGCTCGGTATGGGCGGGCACTCCGAGGGGCTGCTCGAGCGGTTCCCGGAGCTGACGCTCATCGGCCTCGACCGTGACACCGACGCGCTCGGCATCGCGGGGGAGCGGCTCGCCCGCTTCGGCGACCGGGTGCGCCTCGTGCACACCGTCTACGACGAGATCGTCGACGCGATCCGCGGTGAGGGGTTCGACGAGGTGGACGGCGTGCTGTTCGACCTCGGCGTCTCCTCGCTGCAGCTGGACCGTGCCGAGCGCGGCTTCGCCTACAGCCAGGACGCCCCGCTCGACATGCGGATGGACCGGACGCAGGGCATCACCGCGGCCGAGGTACTCGCCGACTACGACGAGGGCGAACTCCGGCGGATCTTCCAGCGCTACGGCGAGGAGAAGCTCGCCGGCCGGTACGCCAAGGCCATCGTCGAGCGTCGCGGCGAGACGCCGTTCACGATGTCCGGCGACCTCGTGCAGGTCCTCCACGACGCCACCCCCGTTGCCATCCAGCGACAGGGCCACCCGGCGAAGCGCGTGTTCCAGGCGCTCCGCATCGAGGTCAACACGGAGCTCAGCGTGCTGGAGCGGGCGATCCCGGCGGCACTCGACTCCATCGCGGTGGGTGGCCGCATCGTCGTCGAGTCGTACCAGTCGCTCGAGGACCGCATCGTCAAGCGGGCCCTCGTCAAGCGGACGACGTCGAGCGCGCCGGCCGACCTGCCGGTGGAGCTCCCCGAGCACGCCCCCACCTTCTCCCTGATCGTCAAGGGCGCGGAACTGGCCGACGAGGCCGAACGCGCCGCCAACCCCCGAGCAACACCCGTGCGACTCCGCGCGGCCGAGCGGATCCGGAAGTGA
- the murD gene encoding UDP-N-acetylmuramoyl-L-alanine--D-glutamate ligase, protein MADRLDGLDSWYSEGWKGLDVAVLGLGATGFSVADTLVELGITVTVYSTDAPSDSVELLAVIGARFVQTPLDSVPAALQDQAPDLVVVSPGLPPHNPTVQWAVEHSSVWGDIELAWRVRDKVVRGPVAAPWVTITGTNGKTTTTQLTTAMYEAEGLRAVACGNIGVPVLDVVRDPDGFDVLVVELSSHQLHYMADSGDGAVLPLASACLNIADDHLEWHGSAAAYRAAKAKVYERTVLACVYNVTDEVTRAMVEDADVVEGCRAVGFTPGIPAPGEVGVVEDVLCDRAFTEDRQKSALELATHADLEQAGLASPHMTMNVLAAAALARAGSVRPSSIQTAVQAFRADHHRTELVATADGIAWVDDSKATNPHAATASLSSFESVVWVVGGLFKGVDIDGLVERFGPTARGVVVIGTDRGPVLEAFARHAPSVPVLQVEASDTDQVMPEAVRHAASVARPGDTVLLAPAAASFDQFGSYADRGERFAAAVHEHLGGNADGDDGSSERP, encoded by the coding sequence TTGGCTGACCGTCTGGATGGTCTCGACAGCTGGTACTCGGAGGGCTGGAAGGGCCTCGACGTCGCCGTGCTCGGCCTCGGCGCGACCGGGTTCTCGGTCGCGGACACGCTCGTCGAGCTCGGCATCACCGTCACGGTGTACTCCACCGACGCGCCGTCCGACAGCGTCGAACTCCTCGCGGTGATCGGCGCCCGCTTCGTGCAGACCCCGCTGGACTCGGTGCCTGCCGCGCTGCAGGACCAGGCGCCGGACCTCGTCGTGGTGTCGCCCGGCCTGCCGCCGCACAACCCGACCGTGCAGTGGGCAGTGGAGCACAGCAGCGTCTGGGGTGACATCGAGCTCGCCTGGCGCGTGCGCGACAAGGTCGTCCGCGGGCCGGTCGCCGCTCCGTGGGTGACGATCACCGGGACCAACGGCAAGACCACCACGACCCAGCTCACCACCGCGATGTACGAGGCCGAGGGACTGCGGGCAGTCGCCTGCGGCAACATCGGTGTTCCCGTGCTCGACGTCGTGCGCGACCCGGACGGCTTCGACGTCCTCGTGGTCGAGCTCTCCAGCCACCAGCTGCACTACATGGCCGACTCCGGCGACGGTGCGGTGCTGCCGCTCGCGTCGGCGTGCCTGAACATCGCCGACGACCACCTCGAGTGGCACGGGTCCGCCGCGGCCTACCGCGCGGCGAAGGCGAAGGTCTACGAGCGGACCGTCCTGGCGTGCGTCTACAACGTCACCGACGAGGTCACCCGCGCCATGGTCGAGGACGCCGACGTCGTGGAGGGCTGCCGTGCCGTGGGCTTCACGCCGGGCATCCCCGCCCCCGGCGAGGTCGGGGTCGTCGAGGACGTCCTCTGCGACCGGGCCTTCACCGAGGACCGGCAGAAGAGCGCGCTCGAGCTGGCCACGCACGCCGACCTCGAGCAGGCCGGGCTCGCGAGCCCGCACATGACGATGAACGTCCTCGCCGCCGCCGCCCTGGCGCGTGCGGGTTCCGTCCGCCCGAGCTCGATCCAGACCGCCGTGCAGGCCTTCCGCGCCGACCACCACCGGACCGAGCTCGTGGCCACGGCCGACGGCATCGCCTGGGTCGACGACTCGAAGGCCACGAACCCGCACGCCGCGACCGCGTCGCTGTCGTCGTTCGAGTCCGTGGTCTGGGTCGTCGGTGGCCTGTTCAAGGGCGTCGACATCGACGGGCTGGTCGAGCGCTTCGGCCCCACCGCACGTGGCGTCGTCGTGATCGGGACCGACCGCGGACCCGTGCTCGAGGCATTCGCGCGACACGCGCCGTCGGTGCCCGTCCTGCAGGTCGAAGCATCGGACACTGATCAGGTCATGCCCGAGGCGGTCCGGCATGCCGCCTCGGTCGCGAGACCGGGCGACACGGTCCTCCTCGCCCCGGCTGCAGCGTCGTTCGACCAGTTCGGCTCCTACGCGGACCGAGGCGAGCGCTTCGCGGCGGCGGTCCACGAGCACCTGGGAGGAAACGCCGATGGCGACGACGGATCTTCCGAACGGCCGTAG
- a CDS encoding penicillin-binding protein 2, whose translation MTKTIRNRRLRYSVVIVAVIALVAVFVIRLVDIQVVQAAELNKASSAKRSIPVTLYGARGSIVDRNGTELADSVTRYNITTAPRLVKDFEGKLGGTRTKDITVDDALAAIAEASGGDAAAMKKAIEANPKSDFAYLVKGLDVKHYEAVQALDVPWLYPQQQSARTYPTGATTGNITGFMGTDGAQAGLEYAYNKCLAGTNGSETYERGEDGVQLPGSTVTTKEAKDGGTLETTIDSDLQYMAAQDIADAAQQLGAVSATATVVKAKTGEVLAVADYPTVDPNNVDGTTDKGAFGSRALTDTYEPGSTIKAAIAAALIDQGKATPTTGVTVPYSRTFPWGGTIHDSEFHETENLTLTGILRDSSNVGITELGSRLTEQQRYDVMKKFGLFQPESAIDYPGQPGMQYGASPNWDQQTDINSMFGQGISTTAMQVASIYQTIANDGVRIPLHFVKGCTTADGTTIDAPDVQSERVVSASAATQVTDMLQSVVTGGTLVGMKPISGYNIAAKTGTAEVAEGSKGYGSERITSVAGMAPAEDPQYVVTVTFTKPQANKWSSGAAPAFRTLMSQVLEKYRVAPSTTEAKTYPSTW comes from the coding sequence GTGACGAAGACGATCCGCAACCGCCGACTCCGATACAGCGTCGTGATCGTCGCCGTGATCGCGCTCGTGGCGGTGTTCGTGATCCGCCTGGTCGACATCCAGGTGGTCCAGGCGGCCGAGCTCAACAAGGCCTCCAGCGCGAAGCGCAGCATCCCCGTGACGCTGTACGGCGCGCGTGGCTCGATCGTCGACCGCAACGGCACCGAGCTCGCCGACAGTGTCACGCGGTACAACATCACGACGGCCCCGCGCCTGGTGAAGGACTTCGAGGGCAAGCTCGGCGGGACCCGCACGAAGGACATCACCGTCGACGACGCCCTCGCCGCGATCGCGGAGGCATCCGGCGGCGACGCGGCCGCCATGAAGAAGGCCATCGAGGCGAACCCGAAGTCGGACTTCGCCTACCTGGTCAAGGGCCTCGACGTGAAGCACTACGAGGCGGTCCAGGCCCTCGACGTGCCATGGCTCTACCCGCAGCAGCAATCGGCCCGGACGTACCCGACCGGTGCGACGACGGGCAACATCACCGGGTTCATGGGCACCGACGGCGCCCAGGCCGGTCTGGAGTACGCGTACAACAAGTGCCTCGCCGGCACGAACGGCTCCGAGACGTACGAGCGCGGTGAGGACGGTGTGCAGCTCCCGGGCAGCACGGTCACCACCAAGGAGGCGAAGGACGGCGGCACGCTCGAGACCACGATCGACAGCGACCTGCAGTACATGGCAGCGCAGGACATCGCCGACGCCGCCCAGCAGCTCGGCGCGGTGTCCGCGACCGCCACGGTGGTGAAGGCGAAGACCGGCGAGGTGCTCGCGGTCGCCGACTACCCGACGGTCGACCCGAACAACGTCGACGGCACCACCGACAAGGGCGCGTTCGGGTCCAGGGCACTGACCGACACGTACGAGCCGGGGTCGACGATCAAGGCGGCCATCGCGGCCGCGCTGATCGACCAGGGCAAGGCCACGCCGACGACCGGTGTCACCGTGCCGTACTCCCGCACGTTCCCCTGGGGCGGCACGATCCACGACTCCGAGTTCCACGAGACCGAGAACCTGACGCTCACCGGCATCCTCCGCGACTCGTCGAACGTCGGCATCACCGAGCTCGGCTCCCGCTTGACCGAGCAGCAGCGCTACGACGTCATGAAGAAGTTCGGCCTGTTCCAGCCGGAGTCGGCGATCGACTACCCGGGCCAGCCGGGCATGCAGTACGGTGCGAGCCCGAACTGGGACCAGCAGACGGACATCAACTCGATGTTCGGGCAGGGCATCTCGACGACGGCCATGCAGGTCGCCAGCATCTACCAGACCATCGCCAACGACGGCGTCCGCATCCCGCTGCACTTCGTCAAGGGCTGCACGACGGCCGACGGCACCACGATCGACGCGCCCGACGTGCAGAGCGAGCGCGTCGTGTCCGCGAGCGCCGCGACGCAGGTCACCGACATGCTCCAGAGCGTGGTCACCGGTGGCACGCTCGTGGGCATGAAGCCGATCTCCGGCTACAACATCGCCGCGAAGACGGGGACCGCCGAGGTCGCGGAGGGCTCGAAGGGCTACGGCTCGGAGCGCATCACCTCGGTGGCCGGAATGGCACCCGCCGAGGACCCCCAGTATGTTGTCACGGTGACGTTCACGAAGCCGCAGGCCAACAAGTGGTCCAGCGGAGCGGCTCCGGCGTTCCGCACACTCATGTCCCAGGTGCTCGAGAAGTACCGTGTCGCCCCCTCCACGACAGAGGCGAAGACCTACCCGTCGACGTGGTAG
- the mraY gene encoding phospho-N-acetylmuramoyl-pentapeptide-transferase, which produces MIALLIAGAVSLVFTLLLTPLFIKLFHRLGWGQFIRDDGPQSHHTKRGTATMGGIVLILGTVIGYFVGHLVGRDSITLSGVLVLFLMVGLGLVGFVDDFLKVRRQRSLGLGGWAKILGQVIVGVIFATIALVVPSANGKPPASTMVSAIRDIPWLDFMALGTVIGTILFLAWIVFLTVATSNGVNVADGLDGLATGSSILAIGSYVIISFWQSNQMCGGARLDANTEHACYTVANPLDLAVVAAAVCGGLIGFLWYNTSPAQIFLGDTGSLGLGGALAGLAILSRTELLLILIGGLFFIVTGSVILQRAYFKITGGKRIFRMSPLHHHFELKGWAEVTVVVRFWIIAGLCVAAGIGLFYLEWIARVG; this is translated from the coding sequence ATGATCGCCCTCTTGATCGCCGGCGCCGTGTCGCTGGTGTTCACACTGCTGCTCACGCCCCTGTTCATCAAGCTGTTCCACCGCCTCGGCTGGGGACAGTTCATCCGCGACGACGGGCCGCAGTCACACCACACCAAGCGCGGCACCGCGACGATGGGTGGCATCGTCCTGATCCTCGGCACGGTGATCGGGTACTTCGTCGGCCACCTGGTCGGGCGTGACTCGATCACGCTGTCCGGTGTGCTCGTGCTGTTCCTGATGGTCGGGCTCGGACTCGTCGGCTTCGTCGACGACTTCCTCAAGGTCCGTCGCCAGCGCAGTCTCGGTCTCGGCGGGTGGGCGAAGATCCTCGGGCAGGTCATCGTCGGCGTCATCTTCGCCACGATCGCCCTCGTCGTCCCGAGCGCGAACGGCAAGCCGCCGGCATCCACGATGGTGTCCGCGATCCGTGACATCCCGTGGCTCGACTTCATGGCGCTCGGCACGGTCATCGGCACGATCCTGTTCCTGGCGTGGATCGTCTTCCTGACGGTCGCGACCTCGAACGGGGTGAACGTGGCCGACGGCCTGGACGGGCTCGCGACCGGATCGAGCATCCTCGCGATCGGGTCCTACGTCATCATCTCGTTCTGGCAGTCCAACCAGATGTGCGGCGGTGCCCGACTGGACGCGAACACGGAGCACGCCTGCTACACGGTGGCGAACCCGCTCGACCTCGCGGTCGTGGCGGCCGCGGTCTGCGGCGGCCTGATCGGGTTCCTCTGGTACAACACGTCCCCCGCGCAGATCTTCCTCGGCGACACGGGCTCGCTCGGCCTCGGTGGTGCGCTGGCCGGTCTGGCGATCCTCAGCCGCACCGAGCTCCTGCTCATCCTGATCGGTGGCCTGTTCTTCATCGTCACCGGCTCGGTCATCCTGCAGCGGGCGTACTTCAAGATCACCGGCGGCAAGCGCATCTTCCGGATGAGTCCGCTGCACCACCACTTCGAGCTCAAGGGCTGGGCGGAGGTGACGGTCGTCGTACGGTTCTGGATCATCGCCGGACTCTGTGTCGCGGCCGGCATCGGGCTCTTCTACCTGGAATGGATCGCGCGCGTTGGCTGA